A window of Lentibacillus sp. Marseille-P4043 contains these coding sequences:
- the ehuA gene encoding ectoine/hydroxyectoine ABC transporter ATP-binding protein EhuA, with translation MTEPIVMYNDVHKSFGDVKVLKGIDLDIKPAEKVALIGPSGSGKTTIIRMLMTLEQPTSGSIIVDGKNLWHMEKAGKLVPANEKHLREVRGDIGMVFQHFNLFPHMTILENCMTAPIHVQREAKATAKKRSIEMLEKVGLGDKLDSYPSQLSGGQKQRVAMARALVMRPKIMLFDEVTSALDPELVGEVLEVIRDIAKEGEMAMVLVTHEMEFARDIADRIIFLDDGVIAEQGPPMDVLENSTNERLQSFLHRFRH, from the coding sequence ATGACAGAACCGATAGTAATGTATAACGATGTTCATAAATCTTTTGGTGATGTAAAAGTACTAAAAGGAATAGATTTAGACATTAAACCAGCAGAAAAAGTTGCCTTAATTGGACCAAGTGGATCTGGTAAAACAACAATTATCCGTATGTTAATGACGCTTGAGCAACCGACATCTGGAAGTATTATTGTTGATGGTAAGAACCTATGGCACATGGAGAAAGCAGGAAAGCTCGTTCCCGCAAATGAAAAACATTTACGGGAAGTACGTGGCGATATTGGCATGGTGTTTCAACACTTTAACCTTTTTCCACATATGACAATTTTGGAAAACTGTATGACAGCACCAATCCATGTCCAACGAGAAGCTAAGGCCACTGCCAAAAAACGTTCCATTGAAATGTTGGAGAAAGTCGGATTAGGTGATAAGCTTGATAGTTATCCAAGTCAGCTCTCTGGTGGACAAAAACAGCGCGTCGCAATGGCCCGTGCCTTAGTAATGCGTCCAAAAATCATGCTGTTCGACGAAGTAACATCCGCACTCGATCCAGAGCTTGTTGGTGAGGTCCTTGAGGTAATCCGTGATATTGCGAAAGAGGGCGAAATGGCAATGGTGCTCGTTACCCACGAAATGGAGTTTGCTCGCGATATCGCTGATCGTATTATATTTTTAGACGATGGTGTAATAGCGGAACAGGGCCCTCCAATGGATGTTCTTGAGAATTCAACAAACGAACGTCTGCAAAGCTTTTTGCATCGATTTAGACACTAA
- the murB gene encoding UDP-N-acetylmuramate dehydrogenase, whose protein sequence is MVNDHHTYEKLIAITSAKNVMVDEHLKDHTYTRLGGKADFYVTPETYEQVQEIVKLANEDNLPFTMLGNGSNLIVKDGGIRGIVLNLQQLAAITSDGTTIVAQSGARIIDVSRDALAKKLTGLEFACGIPGSVGGALFMNAGAYGGEIKDVLESTIVVDREGNLLTLSANDLDLEYRSSNIPENGYIVLEATFSLKDGEYDDIKAIMDDLTFKRESKQPLEYPSCGSVFKRPPGYFAGKLIQDSDLQGKQIGGAQVSLKHAGFIVNKDHASAEQYINLIHFVQKTVKEKFGVSLEREVKIIGEDMGE, encoded by the coding sequence GTGGTGAATGATCATCATACGTACGAAAAATTAATAGCAATTACATCAGCGAAAAATGTGATGGTTGATGAACACTTAAAAGATCATACGTATACCCGCTTAGGTGGGAAAGCTGATTTTTATGTAACACCAGAAACATATGAACAGGTGCAGGAAATCGTTAAACTTGCCAATGAGGATAATCTTCCCTTTACAATGTTGGGAAACGGTTCTAATTTAATTGTGAAAGACGGCGGTATTCGAGGTATTGTCTTGAATTTACAGCAGTTAGCCGCTATTACTTCTGACGGAACGACAATCGTTGCCCAAAGTGGTGCACGAATTATTGATGTTTCTCGTGACGCACTAGCAAAAAAACTGACAGGACTGGAATTTGCGTGTGGGATTCCTGGTTCTGTTGGTGGCGCATTGTTTATGAATGCCGGTGCGTATGGGGGAGAAATAAAGGACGTATTGGAAAGTACAATTGTGGTTGATAGGGAGGGGAACCTTCTTACTCTTTCAGCAAATGACTTAGATTTGGAATATCGGTCCAGCAATATTCCTGAAAATGGTTACATTGTACTTGAGGCAACTTTTTCATTAAAAGATGGAGAATACGATGATATAAAAGCTATCATGGATGACTTAACATTCAAAAGGGAATCCAAACAGCCCTTGGAGTATCCATCATGTGGTAGTGTATTTAAGCGACCACCTGGATATTTTGCCGGTAAACTTATTCAGGATAGTGACCTTCAGGGAAAACAGATTGGTGGGGCACAAGTGTCTTTGAAACATGCTGGTTTTATCGTTAATAAGGATCATGCATCTGCCGAACAGTATATTAATCTGATCCATTTTGTACAGAAGACGGTCAAAGAAAAATTCGGTGTCAGCTTGGAAAGAGAAGTTAAAATCATTGGTGAGGATATGGGAGAATAA